A part of Chloroflexota bacterium genomic DNA contains:
- a CDS encoding (d)CMP kinase — translation MVRPNTIAIDGPAGSGKSTLGCLLAEELGYLYFDTGVMYRALTLAALLHGLAIDDEDGIGLLANQVRIDVRPPSVDDGRAYDVVLDDADVTWAIRKEEVNAAVSPVSTYAAVRDAMTEQQRRIAHEHQVVMVGRDIGTVVMPDADLKIYLDASVEVRAERRYQELLARGEDADFDIVLNSLKNRDRIDSGRKIAPLKPAEDAVIINADHLGIEDVLAKAKELVDHV, via the coding sequence ATGGTACGACCGAACACAATTGCAATTGATGGTCCGGCTGGCTCCGGCAAATCCACCCTGGGCTGCCTTCTGGCAGAAGAACTGGGATATCTCTATTTTGATACCGGTGTGATGTACCGGGCTTTGACGTTGGCCGCACTTCTGCACGGGCTGGCAATTGATGATGAGGACGGAATCGGGCTGTTGGCGAACCAGGTGCGGATTGATGTCCGCCCACCCAGCGTGGATGACGGCCGCGCCTATGATGTTGTCCTGGATGACGCCGATGTGACCTGGGCGATCCGCAAGGAAGAGGTCAATGCCGCGGTCAGTCCCGTTTCGACATATGCAGCCGTTCGGGATGCGATGACCGAGCAGCAGCGCCGAATTGCTCATGAGCACCAAGTGGTGATGGTTGGCCGGGATATCGGCACGGTGGTGATGCCCGATGCTGACCTGAAGATCTATCTGGACGCTTCCGTAGAAGTCCGCGCTGAAAGGCGCTATCAGGAATTATTGGCCCGTGGTGAGGACGCTGATTTTGATATCGTGCTCAACTCCTTGAAGAACCGTGACCGGATTGATTCCGGGCGTAAAATCGCTCCCCTCAAACCTGCTGAGGATGCTGTCATTATCAATGCAGATCATCTGGGAATCGAGGATGTTCTGGCGAAGGCAAAGGAATTGGTGGACCATGTGTGA
- a CDS encoding FkbM family methyltransferase — protein MRFLKKWAYYFWSVFEIIGGIRNWPAMLGLLLRRKDVSEHEVILRNPPVRLAIRGGMDLWAVKETFLDKFYTKYGVAVQEGWMVVDIGAGVGDFSILAAYSHPSVRVIAYEPFAGSFELLGKNIATNRIENIFPFEQAVWSERGMVTLDQSTGEPLQISSNHVDEAEKSGGSRGVSAISLQDVLDKQTVERIDLLKLDCEGAEYPILMGASNETLAKVDRIIMEYHDLDEEHNHMTLSAALLDAGYRVFCWENIVHEDIGYLFATREG, from the coding sequence ATGAGATTCCTGAAGAAATGGGCGTACTATTTTTGGTCGGTTTTTGAGATCATTGGCGGGATTCGCAACTGGCCTGCAATGTTGGGGCTGCTATTACGCCGCAAGGATGTCTCCGAACATGAGGTGATCCTGCGCAATCCACCTGTCCGGTTGGCGATCCGCGGGGGGATGGACCTTTGGGCGGTCAAAGAGACCTTTTTGGACAAGTTCTATACCAAATACGGTGTGGCGGTGCAGGAGGGTTGGATGGTGGTGGATATCGGCGCAGGGGTGGGCGATTTCTCGATATTGGCTGCGTATAGCCATCCCTCAGTGCGGGTGATCGCATATGAGCCCTTCGCCGGGTCTTTTGAACTTTTGGGAAAGAACATAGCAACAAATCGCATTGAGAATATTTTCCCCTTTGAACAGGCTGTCTGGAGCGAGCGCGGCATGGTCACCCTGGATCAGTCTACCGGAGAGCCGCTGCAAATTTCCAGCAACCATGTTGATGAAGCTGAAAAATCTGGCGGCTCTCGGGGCGTGTCTGCGATCAGCTTGCAGGATGTGCTGGATAAGCAGACGGTTGAACGGATTGACTTACTGAAGCTGGACTGTGAAGGGGCGGAATATCCGATCCTGATGGGCGCCTCAAATGAGACTCTTGCTAAAGTGGACCGGATCATTATGGAATATCACGACCTGGACGAGGAGCATAACCACATGACCCTGAGTGCGGCCTTGCTTGATGCCGGCTACCGGGTCTTCTGCTGGGAGAATATTGTCCACGAGGATATCGGTTACCTCTTTGCAACAAGGGAAGGTTAA
- a CDS encoding glycosyltransferase family 39 protein, which yields MSESQDPAPITEPSVWDHFVTRLKFWDRQETEETTPKPLEKPVKQSHFPWLTFGALILALVAQLTLEPSAGRTPWPGLALYAAALGCLVAAIIRKEWQLPALKPDSDQPMETAFKMQYLLVGIVLAVFAFLLFGSGTMGFVNTMLWILALVFIFMAFWKGKPGPRLTLKERWEQFSAKGWQVKITRWTLIVLAAVAVILFFNFYRLDSVPPEMVSDHAETLMDVNDVLNGWRPTYFPRNTGREMIHYYLTAAYMALFNLDVSFLNLKMVAVFTNLLTLFFIYLLGKEVGNKWVGLGAALMAGIAYWPLLFTRLALRIPLYPLFTAPVMYFMVRALRRQNINDILLTGLFLGIGLHGYTPFRIVPIFVVMGILIYLLHKPARDRRVQTLFALLLIVLVSVVVFLPLLRYWLADPSTFGYRAFSRLTGGEVAFQTSPIVIFFQNFWKASIMFFWDNGVIWAHSVPNRPALEVVSGALYFLGIVGLIVRYIRKRDWLDLFLLVSIPMLLMPSILSLAYPGENPCLNRTAGAIVPVFVVIGMALETTIRTLKEKLHGRIGKLVVYGVLAFILIWSALNNYDLVFNQYYTIYQDASWNTSEIGELAKLFIETEGSPETTYVVGYPYWIDSRLVAINSGYPGWDYAIFSEQIPATVEDPRAKIFFLNINDQENINLLEETFPNGILKLYDSAVEYKDFMIFTVPPLQGETP from the coding sequence ATGTCTGAATCACAAGATCCGGCGCCAATAACTGAACCCAGCGTGTGGGACCATTTTGTCACCAGGCTGAAATTTTGGGACCGGCAGGAAACAGAAGAAACCACACCGAAGCCTCTTGAGAAACCTGTGAAGCAATCGCATTTTCCCTGGCTGACCTTCGGAGCGCTGATTCTGGCTTTGGTGGCTCAATTGACCCTTGAGCCTTCCGCAGGGCGTACGCCCTGGCCGGGACTGGCGCTTTACGCGGCTGCCTTGGGTTGTCTGGTGGCGGCCATCATCCGCAAGGAATGGCAGCTGCCCGCACTCAAACCCGATTCGGATCAACCAATGGAGACAGCTTTTAAGATGCAGTACCTGCTGGTGGGCATCGTGCTGGCTGTGTTCGCATTCCTCCTGTTTGGCTCTGGCACGATGGGCTTTGTGAATACGATGCTATGGATACTGGCATTGGTCTTCATTTTTATGGCCTTTTGGAAGGGCAAGCCGGGACCGCGCCTGACCCTTAAGGAACGCTGGGAGCAATTCTCGGCGAAGGGGTGGCAGGTGAAGATCACCCGCTGGACGCTGATAGTGCTGGCGGCAGTGGCTGTGATTTTATTTTTCAACTTTTACCGCCTCGATTCGGTCCCACCGGAGATGGTCTCAGATCATGCCGAAACGTTGATGGATGTGAACGATGTGCTGAATGGCTGGCGGCCGACCTATTTCCCCCGTAACACAGGCCGGGAGATGATCCATTATTATCTGACGGCGGCGTATATGGCGCTGTTCAATTTGGATGTGTCCTTCCTCAACCTCAAAATGGTGGCGGTGTTTACTAATCTGCTGACCTTGTTCTTCATTTACCTGCTGGGCAAGGAGGTTGGGAATAAATGGGTTGGGCTGGGGGCAGCGCTGATGGCGGGAATTGCCTATTGGCCGTTATTGTTCACCCGTCTGGCACTGCGCATCCCCCTTTATCCGCTTTTTACCGCGCCAGTGATGTATTTCATGGTGCGCGCGCTGAGGCGGCAAAACATCAATGATATTTTGCTGACGGGGCTCTTCCTGGGGATCGGACTGCATGGGTACACCCCCTTCCGGATCGTGCCGATCTTCGTGGTGATGGGCATATTGATTTATCTGCTGCATAAACCTGCCCGTGACCGGCGGGTGCAGACGCTGTTCGCGCTGCTCCTGATCGTGTTGGTCTCGGTGGTGGTGTTCCTGCCCCTGCTGCGTTATTGGCTGGCTGATCCGAGCACTTTTGGTTACCGGGCATTTTCCCGCCTGACGGGTGGGGAAGTGGCTTTCCAGACTTCGCCGATCGTGATCTTCTTCCAGAACTTCTGGAAGGCCAGCATCATGTTCTTCTGGGATAATGGCGTGATTTGGGCGCATTCCGTCCCGAACCGGCCAGCATTGGAGGTGGTTTCGGGCGCGCTGTATTTCCTGGGGATCGTCGGGCTAATAGTCCGCTATATTCGCAAACGGGACTGGTTGGACCTTTTCCTGCTGGTCTCGATTCCAATGTTGCTGATGCCCTCGATCCTCTCCCTGGCCTATCCGGGTGAGAACCCCTGCCTGAACCGCACGGCCGGCGCAATTGTGCCGGTGTTCGTGGTGATCGGGATGGCGCTGGAGACAACCATCCGAACACTGAAAGAAAAGCTGCACGGACGGATTGGCAAGCTGGTGGTTTATGGTGTGCTGGCTTTCATACTGATCTGGTCAGCACTGAATAACTATGATCTGGTGTTCAACCAGTATTACACGATCTATCAGGATGCCAGCTGGAACACCTCGGAAATTGGTGAGCTTGCCAAGTTGTTCATTGAAACCGAAGGCAGCCCGGAGACAACCTACGTGGTGGGTTACCCCTATTGGATCGATTCCCGCCTGGTGGCGATCAATTCGGGCTATCCCGGGTGGGATTATGCAATCTTTAGCGAACAAATCCCGGCCACTGTGGAAGACCCGCGGGCCAAGATCTTCTTCCTGAACATCAATGATCAGGAGAATATCAACCTGCTGGAAGAGACCTTCCCCAATGGGATCCTGAAACTTTATGATTCGGCGGTGGAATACAAAGACTTTATGATCTTCACCGTTCCACCTTTGCAAGGAGAAACACCCTGA
- the lepA gene encoding elongation factor 4 — MKENVRNFCIIAHVDHGKSTLADRMLQLTHTVADRDMTDQILDSMDLEREKGVTIKASAVRMNYDAADGKSYEFNLIDTPGHVDFNYEVSRALEACEGALLVVDATQGIEAQTLANLYLALEANLVIIPVINKIDLASAQTDMVVEDIHNLLGTPEDEIIRISAKTGVNVEQVLAAIVVQVPPPKGEDEKPLEALIFDSHYDSYKGVVAYVRVFNGTITADDSLLMMSTKVKTSPVEIGVFAPIMKPIKSLRSGDVGYIATGLKTVSECRVGDTITYATNGAAQPLPGYKQAKPMVFAGVYPTEGEDYPDLRDSLEKLQLNDASLTFEPETSEALNFGFRCGFLGLFHMEIIQERLEREYDMDVVFTAPSVQYRVGLVTGEEVVIASPAELPDEATIIEIREPWMDLTIFTPTDYYGVVMDLVRKKRGVFVEQEYPSPNRVQIHFEIPLSELIVDFFDQLKSGTRGYASMDYQFKEYRKEDLVKLEILVNGEPVDALTAIVHKQDAYHKGQALVSRLKELIPRQLFVVPIQAYGMGRVISRANVKAMRKDVLAKCYGGDITRKKKLLEKQKKGKRRMKMVGSVEIPQEAFMAILRLDQS; from the coding sequence ATGAAAGAAAACGTAAGAAATTTCTGCATTATTGCCCATGTGGACCACGGGAAATCGACCCTGGCGGACCGCATGCTGCAACTCACACACACCGTGGCCGACCGCGATATGACCGACCAGATTCTGGACAGTATGGATTTGGAACGGGAAAAAGGCGTCACGATCAAGGCCTCTGCCGTGCGTATGAATTATGACGCGGCGGATGGCAAGTCCTATGAATTTAACCTGATTGACACTCCCGGGCACGTGGATTTCAATTATGAGGTCAGCCGGGCATTGGAAGCCTGCGAAGGAGCGCTGCTGGTGGTGGATGCCACCCAGGGGATTGAAGCGCAGACCCTGGCGAACCTCTATCTGGCGTTGGAAGCCAATCTGGTGATTATCCCTGTGATCAATAAAATTGATCTGGCTTCAGCGCAGACGGACATGGTCGTGGAAGACATTCACAACCTGTTGGGAACGCCTGAGGATGAGATAATCCGCATTTCCGCTAAGACCGGCGTAAACGTGGAACAGGTGCTTGCTGCCATTGTGGTACAGGTGCCCCCGCCAAAGGGCGAGGATGAAAAGCCGCTGGAAGCTCTGATCTTCGATTCGCATTATGACTCCTATAAGGGCGTGGTGGCCTATGTGCGTGTTTTCAATGGCACGATCACAGCCGATGATTCTCTGCTGATGATGTCCACTAAGGTTAAAACCTCGCCGGTGGAAATCGGCGTGTTTGCTCCAATCATGAAACCGATAAAATCTTTAAGGTCCGGGGATGTGGGTTATATCGCCACCGGGCTCAAGACCGTCTCGGAATGCCGGGTAGGTGACACGATCACTTATGCGACCAATGGCGCGGCCCAACCGCTGCCGGGTTATAAACAAGCCAAACCGATGGTCTTTGCCGGCGTCTATCCCACAGAAGGGGAGGATTACCCTGACCTGCGAGACTCGCTGGAGAAGTTACAGCTCAACGACGCCTCCCTGACTTTTGAACCGGAAACTTCGGAAGCGCTCAATTTTGGCTTCCGCTGCGGATTCCTGGGACTGTTCCATATGGAGATCATCCAGGAGCGGCTGGAACGCGAATATGATATGGACGTGGTCTTCACGGCGCCCTCCGTGCAATACCGGGTGGGTCTGGTCACCGGAGAAGAGGTTGTGATTGCCTCTCCCGCTGAACTACCGGATGAAGCCACGATCATTGAGATCCGAGAGCCCTGGATGGACCTGACGATCTTCACACCCACCGATTATTATGGCGTGGTGATGGATCTGGTTCGCAAGAAACGGGGCGTTTTTGTGGAGCAGGAATATCCTTCTCCCAACCGGGTACAGATTCATTTTGAGATCCCCCTTTCTGAATTGATCGTGGATTTCTTTGACCAGTTGAAGTCCGGTACCCGGGGTTATGCCTCGATGGATTACCAGTTCAAGGAATATCGCAAGGAAGACCTGGTGAAACTGGAGATTTTGGTCAATGGCGAACCGGTGGACGCCCTGACAGCCATTGTGCATAAGCAGGACGCTTATCACAAAGGACAGGCGCTCGTTTCCCGGCTGAAGGAATTGATCCCCAGGCAGCTCTTTGTGGTCCCAATCCAAGCCTATGGCATGGGGCGAGTCATCTCGCGGGCCAATGTCAAAGCGATGCGTAAGGACGTTTTGGCCAAATGCTATGGCGGTGACATCACCCGGAAGAAGAAACTGCTGGAAAAGCAGAAAAAGGGGAAACGCCGGATGAAAATGGTTGGGAGCGTGGAAATCCCCCAGGAAGCCTTCATGGCGATTTTGAGGTTGGATCAGTCGTGA
- a CDS encoding class I SAM-dependent methyltransferase, which yields MVEKQALDKAALDQILWRHISGLPYFRGFLRAVEDRFLQEIPLTEPQLDLGSGDGHFASVAFSRKPDIGLDPWVAPMKEARTRDAYRMLVLGEGAQIPAVDASFNTVTSISVLEHIPEIDPVIAEVARVLRPGGRFVFCVPNHRFPKLLWGRQFLDTLGLHKLAEKYSRFFNMIARHAHTDSPEVWEQRLTAAGLAVEQTWDYFPPRALHVLEWGHPLGIPALISKVLFGKWVLVPTRWNLVIPWALTRKTLDDPRSELGVCTYFIARRPA from the coding sequence ATGGTTGAAAAACAAGCATTGGACAAAGCTGCACTCGATCAAATCCTCTGGCGGCATATTTCCGGCCTGCCATACTTCCGCGGCTTTCTACGGGCGGTGGAAGACCGCTTCCTGCAGGAAATCCCGCTGACGGAACCTCAGTTGGACCTGGGCTCCGGGGACGGCCATTTCGCATCGGTCGCCTTTAGCCGTAAACCGGATATCGGACTGGACCCCTGGGTGGCGCCGATGAAGGAAGCTCGAACGCGGGATGCTTACCGGATGCTCGTGTTGGGCGAGGGCGCTCAGATCCCAGCGGTGGATGCCAGTTTCAATACAGTGACCAGTATTTCCGTGCTGGAACATATCCCCGAGATTGACCCGGTGATCGCAGAAGTCGCCCGGGTGCTGCGACCGGGTGGCCGGTTTGTGTTCTGTGTACCGAATCACCGCTTCCCGAAACTTTTATGGGGGCGGCAGTTTCTGGATACGCTGGGACTGCATAAACTGGCGGAGAAATACAGCCGTTTCTTCAATATGATTGCCCGGCACGCTCATACCGATTCACCCGAAGTTTGGGAGCAACGCTTAACAGCGGCTGGGTTGGCAGTGGAACAGACCTGGGATTATTTCCCCCCTAGGGCGCTGCATGTGCTGGAATGGGGGCATCCATTGGGTATTCCTGCCCTCATCAGTAAGGTTCTGTTCGGCAAGTGGGTGCTGGTGCCGACCCGTTGGAACCTTGTTATCCCCTGGGCGCTGACCCGCAAAACATTGGATGATCCCCGCTCAGAGCTGGGTGTCTGCACTTATTTCATTGCCCGGAGGCCTGCATGA
- a CDS encoding glycosyltransferase family 4 protein, whose product MRILIALTYYEPNKSGLTIYAVREACALAALGHEVTVLTSQFEPDLPLEEMDQGVRIVRVPVAFKLSKGVVMPRLPGFVWRLLKEADVVNLHLPQIDSALITLIAKWQHKPVVLTYHCYLDMPRGLISRLAGWAVHFTNWLSIQWADVIVHNTRDFAEHSPFLKRYLDRLVVIQPPIVVGTANDAEMEQFKQKINYQPGDRIIGMLTRLAAEKGVEYLVEALPGIMAAVPKARVVYGGNYLNVFGEEAYRNRILPLTDALGDRWQFLGIISDAEKRALFELSDVLVLPSTNSTESFGMVQVEAMTCGTPAVATDLPGVRQPVLSSGMGKIVPIRDAKALGQAVVEVMQGEGQVSAETVSKLTEFYAPETVARAYETLFEEVLSKHG is encoded by the coding sequence ATGCGAATTCTGATTGCGCTGACATATTACGAACCGAATAAATCCGGCCTGACGATCTATGCCGTGCGGGAAGCGTGTGCCCTGGCGGCACTGGGCCATGAGGTCACGGTGCTGACCTCGCAGTTTGAGCCGGACCTGCCGCTTGAGGAAATGGATCAGGGCGTAAGGATCGTCCGGGTGCCCGTGGCATTCAAACTTTCAAAGGGTGTGGTTATGCCCCGTCTGCCAGGGTTCGTTTGGCGACTCCTGAAAGAAGCAGATGTGGTCAATTTACACCTGCCACAAATTGACTCAGCGCTGATCACCCTCATTGCCAAATGGCAGCATAAACCGGTGGTACTGACCTACCACTGTTATCTTGATATGCCCCGGGGCCTGATCAGTCGCCTGGCTGGGTGGGCGGTGCATTTTACGAATTGGCTATCCATTCAATGGGCAGATGTGATCGTGCATAACACCCGGGATTTTGCGGAACATTCCCCTTTCCTGAAACGTTATTTGGATAGGCTGGTCGTGATCCAACCGCCAATTGTGGTTGGCACAGCGAATGACGCCGAGATGGAACAGTTCAAGCAGAAGATCAACTACCAACCCGGTGACCGGATTATTGGTATGTTGACCCGCCTGGCAGCGGAAAAAGGCGTGGAATATCTGGTGGAAGCCCTGCCGGGTATCATGGCGGCTGTTCCCAAGGCGCGGGTGGTTTATGGTGGAAACTATCTGAACGTTTTCGGTGAGGAAGCTTACCGGAATCGGATCCTGCCATTGACGGACGCGCTGGGTGACCGCTGGCAGTTTCTGGGCATCATATCGGACGCTGAAAAGCGAGCCCTTTTCGAGCTGAGTGACGTACTTGTGCTGCCCAGCACCAACAGCACGGAATCCTTCGGGATGGTGCAGGTGGAAGCGATGACCTGCGGGACGCCCGCAGTGGCAACTGACTTGCCTGGGGTGCGTCAGCCGGTGCTGTCTTCCGGGATGGGTAAAATTGTGCCGATCCGGGATGCGAAAGCCCTCGGGCAGGCTGTGGTGGAAGTGATGCAAGGTGAGGGCCAGGTTTCTGCCGAAACTGTTTCAAAATTAACAGAGTTTTATGCCCCTGAGACGGTTGCGCGGGCTTATGAAACGCTGTTTGAAGAGGTATTATCGAAACATGGTTGA
- a CDS encoding decaprenyl-phosphate phosphoribosyltransferase: MLKKFGYLIKTMRPRQWPKNIFVLAALVFDQQLFNLVSLGRTLAAFALFCLVSSLIYIINDLADIESDRRHPDKCHRPLAAGLLPKRWAVTAAIILVVTTLPLSFLLSIGFGLVISGYFLLMLAYSFWLKNIALLDVIIIAIGFVLRVASGLTVITTNQFSPWLFLATTFLALFIALGKRRSEIALLEQSAGETRKVLEGYSLALIDQMLIVVISTTLITYCLYTFSSTATSGNFGMMLTIPFVIYALFRYLYLLNTGHLGGAPEEVILTDHPFQLAVALWGLTVILLLYVFTAGV; encoded by the coding sequence ATGTTGAAGAAATTCGGCTATTTAATCAAAACCATGCGCCCCAGGCAGTGGCCCAAGAACATTTTTGTGCTGGCTGCCCTGGTTTTTGACCAGCAGCTTTTTAACCTGGTCTCACTGGGCCGGACCCTGGCGGCTTTTGCCCTATTCTGCCTGGTCTCCTCGTTGATCTACATCATCAACGACCTGGCCGACATCGAATCAGACCGGCGCCATCCGGATAAATGCCACCGGCCTTTGGCAGCAGGCCTGCTCCCGAAGCGCTGGGCTGTCACGGCTGCGATCATTCTGGTCGTCACCACTCTGCCGCTCTCATTCCTGCTATCCATCGGATTTGGCCTGGTGATCAGCGGTTATTTCCTGCTGATGTTGGCCTATTCCTTCTGGCTAAAAAACATCGCCTTGCTGGATGTGATCATCATCGCCATCGGGTTTGTCCTGCGGGTGGCCAGTGGGCTAACGGTGATCACGACCAACCAATTCTCGCCCTGGCTGTTCCTCGCCACCACCTTCCTGGCGCTCTTTATCGCCCTCGGTAAACGCCGCTCGGAAATAGCTTTATTGGAACAATCCGCCGGTGAAACCCGCAAAGTGCTTGAAGGCTATTCCCTGGCATTAATCGACCAAATGCTGATCGTGGTGATCAGTACAACCCTGATAACCTACTGCCTCTACACCTTCTCGTCCACTGCCACCTCGGGCAATTTCGGCATGATGCTCACTATCCCCTTTGTGATCTACGCCCTATTCCGCTACCTCTACCTATTGAACACCGGTCACCTTGGCGGAGCGCCAGAAGAAGTGATCCTCACCGACCACCCCTTCCAGCTGGCTGTAGCGCTCTGGGGGTTGACGGTGATCCTGCTGCTCTATGTCTTTACCGCTGGAGTGTAA
- a CDS encoding TlyA family RNA methyltransferase: protein MNKMRIDLLLVERGLAESRNRAQRLVMAGEVRVDGEMIHKSSTLVSEGAQIEVKTPPKYVSRGGHKIEAALAAFRVPIEGKICADVGSSTGGFTDCLLQNGAAKVYAIDVGYGILHWKLRQDPRVVVMERTNARYVDSLPEPVELVVIDASFISLGLILPAVKEWFADDSGQTVALIKPQFEAGRKAAAVHAGVIKDEAVHRKVLRDTLDEALNLGFWPVGLIASPIKGPKGNVEFLVDLRLSEPARKLNLEAMIRAALQQLPD, encoded by the coding sequence ATGAATAAGATGCGAATTGACCTTTTGCTGGTGGAACGCGGCCTGGCGGAAAGCCGGAATCGAGCGCAGCGCCTGGTAATGGCCGGGGAGGTGCGGGTGGATGGTGAGATGATTCACAAGTCCTCAACCCTGGTCAGCGAAGGCGCTCAGATTGAGGTAAAAACACCCCCCAAGTACGTCTCACGCGGCGGTCATAAAATCGAAGCAGCATTAGCCGCTTTTCGAGTCCCCATTGAGGGCAAGATCTGTGCGGATGTCGGCTCCTCAACGGGCGGTTTCACCGACTGCCTGCTGCAAAACGGCGCGGCAAAAGTCTATGCGATTGACGTGGGTTATGGCATCTTGCACTGGAAGTTGCGCCAGGACCCGCGGGTCGTGGTGATGGAGCGGACCAATGCCCGCTATGTGGATTCGCTGCCTGAACCGGTGGAACTGGTGGTGATTGATGCCTCCTTTATCTCGCTGGGACTGATTCTGCCGGCAGTAAAAGAATGGTTCGCAGATGACAGCGGGCAGACTGTCGCTTTGATCAAGCCCCAATTTGAGGCCGGTCGAAAGGCCGCTGCAGTTCATGCCGGCGTGATCAAGGATGAAGCTGTCCACCGCAAAGTTTTGCGTGATACGCTGGATGAGGCCCTGAACCTGGGTTTCTGGCCGGTGGGGTTGATTGCCTCTCCAATCAAAGGCCCCAAAGGGAATGTGGAATTCCTGGTGGACTTGCGCCTGTCGGAACCTGCCCGGAAACTAAATTTGGAAGCGATGATCCGCGCAGCACTTCAGCAATTACCGGATTGA
- a CDS encoding flippase-like domain-containing protein: MTENKNQRLLGKILRWLIPLAISALAIGLVLRQVGFSQFVANLSKLRWQVIVLASLVYFVSLFARVFAWYILLQKRVSFKDAFFAMNAGYLLNNVFPFRLGEIGRALLLDRPEGPKAFEVLSSVVMERVFDVFLGAVFVLATLPRVIGGDFDQWLIWLALVITMVGLIVLFLMARNHERINGWMAKMGERSAWVKNKLSPRVAELLTGLAVLKSPSAFLLAFGSLALSWVISFGENYIIFNQLHPSPPFWWMIFVLSMAAFGAALPSAPAGLGVFEGVMVTAFALLGVNADLAFTHAVVIHALAIIFTGILGLIGLRLQGQALVSLYQRAVHKAPAQIEGE, from the coding sequence GTGACCGAAAACAAAAACCAGCGCCTGTTGGGGAAGATCCTGAGATGGCTCATCCCGCTGGCGATCAGTGCCCTGGCGATCGGGTTGGTGCTGCGCCAGGTTGGTTTTTCCCAATTTGTCGCAAACCTTTCAAAACTCCGCTGGCAGGTCATTGTCCTGGCCTCGCTGGTCTATTTCGTCAGCCTGTTTGCACGGGTGTTCGCCTGGTATATCCTCCTGCAGAAACGGGTCTCCTTCAAAGACGCTTTCTTTGCCATGAATGCCGGTTACCTTCTGAACAATGTCTTTCCTTTTCGCTTAGGCGAGATTGGCCGAGCACTCCTGCTGGATCGACCGGAAGGGCCAAAGGCTTTTGAGGTGCTGTCCAGTGTGGTGATGGAACGTGTTTTCGATGTCTTCTTGGGAGCCGTATTTGTCCTGGCCACGCTGCCCAGGGTAATCGGTGGGGATTTTGACCAGTGGTTGATCTGGCTGGCGCTCGTCATCACCATGGTGGGGCTGATCGTGCTGTTCCTGATGGCACGCAATCATGAGCGGATCAATGGCTGGATGGCAAAAATGGGGGAGCGTTCTGCGTGGGTCAAAAACAAGCTGTCCCCGCGTGTGGCGGAATTGCTAACCGGGTTGGCAGTGCTCAAATCCCCCAGCGCATTCCTTTTAGCTTTTGGCAGTCTGGCACTCAGCTGGGTGATCTCATTTGGTGAAAATTACATCATCTTCAACCAGCTTCATCCCAGCCCGCCCTTTTGGTGGATGATCTTTGTGCTCAGCATGGCTGCTTTTGGGGCTGCTTTGCCCTCTGCGCCGGCCGGACTGGGCGTATTTGAGGGTGTGATGGTGACGGCTTTTGCTCTGCTGGGCGTGAATGCTGACCTGGCCTTCACCCACGCGGTTGTAATCCATGCCCTGGCGATTATCTTCACCGGCATTCTGGGCCTGATTGGGTTACGGCTGCAGGGGCAAGCACTGGTCTCACTTTACCAACGCGCCGTGCATAAGGCCCCTGCTCAGATTGAAGGGGAGTGA